In the genome of Bacilli bacterium PM5-9, one region contains:
- a CDS encoding ribosomal 50S subunit-recycling heat shock protein (product_source=COG1188; cath_funfam=3.10.290.10; cog=COG1188; pfam=PF01479; smart=SM00363; superfamily=55174), protein MRIDKFLQVSRIIKRRSVAKEIVEKKRVLLNNKVAKPSSSVNVDDILSIQFGDTTLELKVLLVSDKVKKDQANEMYEIIKREDN, encoded by the coding sequence TTGAGAATTGATAAGTTTTTACAAGTTAGTAGAATTATAAAAAGAAGAAGTGTAGCAAAAGAAATAGTTGAAAAGAAAAGAGTTTTATTAAATAATAAAGTAGCAAAGCCTTCAAGTAGTGTAAATGTAGATGATATTCTTAGTATCCAATTTGGAGATACAACACTTGAGCTTAAAGTGCTATTAGTTTCTGATAAAGTTAAGAAAGATCAAGCAAATGAAATGTATGAAATAATAAAAAGAGAGGATAATTAA
- a CDS encoding 2-C-methyl-D-erythritol 2,4-cyclodiphosphate synthase (product_source=KO:K01770; cath_funfam=3.30.1330.50; cog=COG0245; ko=KO:K01770; pfam=PF02542; superfamily=69765; tigrfam=TIGR00151), which produces MQTLRIGQSTDIHRLEENLPLVIGGVKIDYSKGCVAHSDGDVLVHAITEAIIGALGLGDLGSFFSDLDDSNKDRNSLEMLKEINDLMQSKNYSIVNIDTLVLLEEPKLKKYTDDMKKNIAEVLKIDCDKINIKATRGEKVGFIGRGDGIMAQAVILIDKNER; this is translated from the coding sequence GTGCAAACATTAAGAATAGGACAATCAACAGATATTCATAGATTAGAAGAAAACTTACCATTAGTTATTGGCGGAGTGAAAATAGACTATTCAAAAGGATGTGTGGCTCACAGTGATGGTGATGTGCTTGTTCATGCGATTACTGAAGCAATAATAGGTGCACTTGGATTAGGTGATTTAGGAAGTTTCTTTAGTGATCTTGATGATAGTAATAAGGATCGTAATTCTTTAGAAATGTTAAAGGAAATAAATGATCTTATGCAAAGTAAGAATTATAGCATAGTAAATATAGATACACTTGTGTTATTAGAAGAGCCAAAATTAAAAAAGTATACTGATGATATGAAAAAAAATATCGCAGAAGTTTTAAAAATTGATTGTGATAAAATAAATATAAAAGCAACTAGAGGAGAAAAGGTTGGTTTTATTGGAAGAGGAGATGGGATAATGGCACAAGCAGTTATCTTAATTGATAAAAATGAAAGATAA
- a CDS encoding membrane associated rhomboid family serine protease (product_source=COG0705; cath_funfam=1.20.1540.10; cog=COG0705; pfam=PF01694; superfamily=144091; transmembrane_helix_parts=Inside_1_8,TMhelix_9_28,Outside_29_54,TMhelix_55_77,Inside_78_88,TMhelix_89_108,Outside_109_111,TMhelix_112_131,Inside_132_142,TMhelix_143_160,Outside_161_163,TMhelix_164_181,Inside_182_190) gives MIKMKDNKFTILILINVVVYFAAQIFIGQSEYDIYYWFGIQKNLFLDGHEFYRLFTYSFAHGDIVHLIMNMIALYYISDPVIRFTDEKFSFIIYAIAALVSGLGIVFFSSEITVGSSGAIYGLFGVIIYYAIKQYRHGYNEMVVSLLPVIIINIIISFAPDVSLTGHLFGLLAGLIGAFIYDKRKRQQYW, from the coding sequence TTGATAAAAATGAAAGATAATAAATTTACGATATTGATATTAATAAATGTTGTAGTATATTTTGCAGCACAAATTTTTATTGGGCAATCTGAATATGACATATATTATTGGTTTGGTATTCAGAAGAATTTATTTTTAGATGGACATGAATTCTATCGTTTGTTTACATATTCATTTGCGCATGGGGACATAGTACATTTGATAATGAATATGATTGCATTATATTATATATCTGATCCTGTAATAAGATTTACAGATGAGAAATTTTCATTTATAATATATGCAATAGCAGCACTAGTTAGTGGATTGGGTATTGTATTTTTTAGTAGTGAAATTACAGTTGGATCAAGTGGTGCAATATATGGATTATTTGGAGTAATAATTTACTATGCAATAAAACAATACAGACATGGGTATAATGAAATGGTAGTATCACTATTACCAGTCATTATAATAAATATTATTATATCATTTGCTCCGGATGTTAGTCTTACAGGACATTTATTTGGATTATTAGCTGGACTAATTGGAGCATTTATATATGATAAAAGAAAAAGACAACAATATTGGTAA
- a CDS encoding seryl-tRNA synthetase (product_source=KO:K01875; cath_funfam=1.10.287.40,3.30.930.10; cog=COG0172; ko=KO:K01875; pfam=PF00587,PF02403; superfamily=46589,55681; tigrfam=TIGR00414) — protein MLDIKRLRDNVDEIVERLNTRGQDYSYLKDTVKYDEERRALVQKVEEFKNYRNEKSKEIGDLKRKGEDASAVLAEVDKYADDIKDLDERINELDAKIFKMLSETPNVPRETVAVGLDEDSNVCLREVGERTKFDFEPKPHYEVAEGLDIVDFERAAKITGSRFAIYKGLGAKLERALIAFMLDLHTQEHGYFEMIPPFLVNSKTMFGTGQLPKFEEDMFGVRNTDYWLIPTAEVPLTNYHAEEILNNPTFPMKFTAYTPCFRAEAGSAGRDTRGLIRQHQFNKVELVLYAHPDHSYEALDELTNNAEEVLKRLGLPYRVMQLCTGDTGFCSANTNDLEVWMPGFDTYREISSCSNCEDFQARRANIKFKEDGGKAEYVHTLNGSGVAIGRAFSAILENYQQADGSVLVPEVLVPYMGGITKIEKQK, from the coding sequence ATGTTAGACATTAAAAGACTAAGAGACAATGTTGATGAAATTGTCGAAAGATTAAACACGAGAGGTCAAGACTATAGTTACTTAAAAGATACAGTTAAGTATGATGAAGAGAGAAGAGCGTTAGTACAAAAGGTAGAAGAGTTTAAAAACTACCGTAATGAAAAATCAAAAGAGATTGGTGATTTAAAACGTAAAGGTGAGGATGCATCTGCAGTACTTGCTGAAGTTGATAAATATGCTGATGATATTAAAGATTTAGATGAAAGAATTAATGAATTAGATGCTAAGATCTTTAAAATGTTATCTGAAACTCCAAATGTTCCACGTGAAACAGTGGCAGTTGGATTAGATGAAGATTCAAATGTTTGTTTAAGAGAAGTTGGAGAAAGAACTAAATTCGACTTTGAACCAAAACCACATTATGAAGTGGCAGAAGGATTAGATATTGTTGACTTCGAAAGAGCAGCAAAAATTACTGGAAGTAGATTTGCTATTTACAAAGGATTAGGAGCAAAACTAGAAAGAGCGTTAATTGCTTTCATGTTAGATTTACATACACAAGAACATGGATATTTCGAAATGATTCCTCCATTCCTAGTTAATTCTAAAACAATGTTTGGAACAGGACAACTTCCAAAATTCGAAGAAGATATGTTTGGTGTTAGAAATACAGACTATTGGTTAATACCAACAGCAGAAGTACCACTAACAAACTATCACGCTGAAGAGATTTTAAATAATCCAACATTCCCAATGAAGTTTACAGCATATACACCATGCTTTAGAGCTGAAGCAGGTTCAGCTGGTAGAGATACAAGAGGATTAATTAGACAACATCAATTCAATAAAGTTGAGTTAGTATTATATGCTCATCCAGATCATTCTTATGAAGCATTAGATGAATTAACAAATAATGCTGAAGAAGTATTAAAAAGATTAGGATTACCATATCGTGTAATGCAATTATGTACTGGAGATACTGGATTCTGTTCTGCTAATACAAATGACTTAGAAGTATGGATGCCTGGATTTGATACTTATAGAGAAATCAGTAGCTGTTCAAACTGTGAGGATTTCCAAGCAAGAAGAGCAAACATCAAGTTTAAAGAAGATGGTGGAAAAGCAGAATATGTTCATACATTAAATGGTTCAGGAGTAGCAATTGGTCGTGCATTTTCAGCAATTCTTGAAAACTATCAACAAGCTGATGGAAGCGTACTTGTACCAGAAGTGTTAGTACCTTATATGGGTGGAATTACAAAAATTGAAAAACAAAAATAA
- a CDS encoding bifunctional UDP-N-acetylglucosamine pyrophosphorylase/glucosamine-1-phosphate N-acetyltransferase (product_source=KO:K04042; cath_funfam=2.160.10.10,3.90.550.10; cog=COG1207; ko=KO:K04042; pfam=PF00483,PF14602; superfamily=53448; tigrfam=TIGR01173), translating to MKVNAIILAAGKGTRMKSNYPKVIHKILNKPMIMHVIDNLRTANVTDIISVVGYKSELVEEVIKDDSRFVYQTKQLGTGHAIMMASECLENQDGLTIIICGDTPLISSSTIEALIDHHLRNENTATILTGVLDDALAYGRIIRDDKNNVKGIVEFKDASDDEKLINEFNTGTYIFDNKKLFELINLIDNNNAQKEYYLTDIISIMYDKGYKVDGCILNDLDETIGINDRKTLAYAQTILQEKINNSLMDNGVTIVDPKSTYISPDVKIGFDTVIHPNTYIYGDTTIDENCIIGPNSEIINSVILKNTSIIHSHIYDSTIKNNVKIGPYARLRQNCTVEDNVNIGNFVELKKAMFGQRSKSAHLSYIGDAIVGNDVNIGCGTITVNYDGSKKHQTIIEDNVFVGCNSNLIAPVKIEADAVIAAGTTVTNDVPSESLVIGRVRQEIKNDFASKFK from the coding sequence ATGAAAGTAAATGCAATTATATTAGCTGCGGGAAAAGGTACAAGAATGAAATCTAACTATCCCAAAGTAATTCATAAAATTTTAAATAAGCCAATGATTATGCATGTTATTGATAATTTAAGAACTGCTAATGTTACCGATATTATTTCTGTTGTAGGTTATAAATCTGAACTAGTTGAAGAAGTAATTAAAGACGATAGTAGATTTGTTTATCAAACTAAACAATTAGGAACAGGTCATGCGATTATGATGGCAAGCGAATGTTTGGAAAATCAAGATGGGCTAACAATTATTATTTGTGGTGATACTCCGCTAATTTCAAGTAGTACAATCGAAGCTTTAATTGACCATCATTTGAGAAATGAAAATACTGCTACAATTTTAACAGGTGTCTTAGATGATGCTTTAGCATACGGACGTATTATAAGAGATGATAAAAATAATGTTAAAGGAATTGTTGAATTTAAAGATGCTAGTGATGATGAAAAACTAATCAATGAATTTAATACAGGAACATATATTTTTGATAATAAGAAATTATTTGAGTTAATTAATTTAATAGATAATAATAATGCTCAAAAAGAATACTATTTAACTGATATTATTTCGATAATGTATGACAAGGGATATAAAGTTGATGGTTGTATTTTAAATGATTTAGATGAAACAATTGGTATTAATGATAGAAAAACTTTAGCTTATGCTCAAACTATTCTTCAAGAAAAAATTAATAATTCATTAATGGATAATGGTGTTACAATCGTTGATCCAAAATCTACATATATCAGCCCAGATGTAAAAATAGGTTTTGATACAGTTATTCATCCAAATACATATATTTATGGAGATACAACAATTGATGAAAATTGTATAATTGGACCAAATAGTGAGATTATTAATTCAGTTATTTTAAAAAATACATCAATTATCCATTCTCATATCTATGATAGTACAATTAAAAATAACGTTAAGATTGGACCTTATGCACGTCTTCGCCAAAACTGTACTGTTGAAGATAATGTTAACATCGGTAACTTTGTTGAACTTAAAAAAGCAATGTTTGGACAAAGAAGTAAATCAGCACATCTTTCATATATTGGTGATGCGATTGTTGGAAACGATGTAAATATTGGTTGTGGAACAATCACTGTAAACTATGATGGTAGTAAAAAACATCAAACAATAATTGAAGACAATGTCTTTGTTGGATGCAATTCAAACTTAATTGCACCAGTAAAAATTGAGGCTGATGCAGTAATTGCTGCTGGAACAACAGTTACAAATGATGTTCCAAGCGAATCACTAGTTATTGGTCGTGTTAGACAAGAAATAAAAAATGATTTTGCATCAAAATTTAAATAG
- a CDS encoding AcrR family transcriptional regulator (product_source=COG1309; cath_funfam=1.10.10.60,1.10.8.50; cog=COG1309; pfam=PF00440; superfamily=46689,48498): MREEIMVLSRTKYKRKKKIIETAYQMFTENGISSTSMNDIAEACEITRRTIYNYFNSKTDLLTYLMVDVTEDVDVDFHVDYDDKITAIENMRKVLNTNFDSYYKHMSAFLFITQVRIYLSYRLKKSIDATDDRSSELHKAFIEEIMNIIEKGHEDGTIKKLDMEVEETSKLIYQSLYGYLSNITIGAKIARAKYNRKCQNFEAMVIGFLESK, translated from the coding sequence ATGAGAGAAGAAATTATGGTATTATCAAGAACAAAGTATAAAAGAAAGAAAAAAATTATTGAAACTGCATATCAAATGTTTACTGAAAATGGAATATCATCAACATCTATGAATGATATTGCTGAGGCGTGTGAAATTACACGTAGAACAATTTACAACTATTTTAATTCTAAAACAGACTTATTAACTTATCTAATGGTTGATGTTACTGAGGATGTTGATGTAGACTTTCATGTAGATTATGATGATAAAATTACTGCAATTGAAAACATGAGAAAAGTTTTAAATACTAACTTTGATAGTTATTATAAACACATGAGTGCTTTTCTATTTATAACTCAAGTAAGAATATATTTAAGTTATCGTTTAAAGAAAAGTATTGATGCAACTGATGATAGAAGTTCAGAACTACACAAAGCTTTTATTGAAGAAATAATGAATATTATTGAAAAAGGTCATGAAGATGGAACAATTAAAAAACTTGATATGGAAGTTGAAGAAACTTCTAAATTAATTTATCAATCTTTATACGGATACTTATCAAACATTACGATTGGTGCAAAAATAGCAAGAGCTAAGTATAATAGAAAATGTCAAAACTTTGAAGCGATGGTAATTGGTTTTTTAGAAAGCAAATAA
- a CDS encoding uncharacterized membrane protein YgaE (UPF0421/DUF939 family) (product_source=COG4129; cog=COG4129; pfam=PF06081; superfamily=68912; transmembrane_helix_parts=Inside_1_6,TMhelix_7_29,Outside_30_62,TMhelix_63_85,Inside_86_96,TMhelix_97_116,Outside_117_130,TMhelix_131_149,Inside_150_311) — protein MKTKINALPLRILKTVFAFFISLVLSPFFHCESFFAGIGSLKSMRESLTLSIHALFEQMSSNFIAFIFAIVYSYLFGLNPYSISFALLCLFIIIKKINFIDTYLTAAFTLVALMMLASDQTDLISRSFDRLYSTFFGMLIALIVNAILFRPRKADDLNQILLKLNQYIHIFMAHDLEEYSYIELKNTLDELKKEKSIAKEELNVKYISQTKKQDLIERLIEINLVEAQTQVVFELPNINDDFKEAIIPIIIQLNKIKQYPSEKDEIPSIKKEIKSLYTEYTNDENFFVNTNFLSNLNIYIDLLREYNRIEN, from the coding sequence ATGAAAACAAAAATTAATGCATTACCTTTAAGAATACTAAAAACAGTCTTTGCTTTTTTCATAAGTCTTGTTTTATCGCCATTCTTTCATTGCGAAAGTTTTTTTGCTGGGATTGGTTCTCTTAAATCAATGCGTGAATCATTAACACTTTCAATTCATGCCTTATTCGAACAAATGTCATCAAACTTTATTGCATTCATTTTTGCAATTGTATATTCGTATCTATTTGGGCTTAACCCATATAGTATTTCATTTGCTTTATTATGCTTATTCATAATTATTAAAAAAATTAATTTTATTGATACTTACCTTACTGCTGCATTCACATTAGTTGCACTAATGATGTTAGCAAGCGACCAAACTGATTTAATAAGTCGTAGTTTTGATAGATTGTATTCTACTTTCTTTGGTATGCTGATTGCTTTAATAGTAAATGCAATTTTATTTAGGCCAAGAAAGGCTGATGACCTTAATCAAATTTTATTAAAGTTAAATCAATATATTCATATTTTTATGGCACATGATTTAGAAGAATATTCTTACATTGAATTAAAAAACACTCTTGATGAATTAAAAAAAGAAAAAAGCATTGCAAAAGAAGAATTAAATGTTAAGTATATTTCACAAACAAAGAAGCAAGATTTAATTGAAAGACTTATTGAGATAAACTTAGTTGAGGCACAAACCCAAGTTGTCTTTGAATTACCAAATATTAATGATGACTTTAAAGAAGCTATTATTCCTATTATTATTCAACTAAATAAAATCAAACAATACCCTAGTGAAAAAGACGAGATACCTTCAATAAAAAAAGAAATCAAATCATTATATACTGAGTATACAAATGATGAGAATTTCTTTGTAAATACTAACTTTTTATCAAATCTTAATATATATATTGATTTATTAAGAGAATATAATAGAATAGAAAATTAA
- a CDS encoding ribose-phosphate pyrophosphokinase (product_source=KO:K00948; cath_funfam=3.40.50.2020; cog=COG0462; ko=KO:K00948; pfam=PF13793,PF14572; smart=SM01400; superfamily=53271; tigrfam=TIGR01251) — MLSRTLIFSLSTSKHLTEKVCEKLGVEQAKCNVKNFADGETLVEIEQSVRGKNCYVVQSTCAPTNESIMELLIMIDALKRASARTINVIIPYYGYARQDRKAKPRQPITSRLVADMLQTAGANRIITFDLHASQIQGFFTIPIDDIYALPLLATHFKSLPSEDIVVVSPDHGGTTRARSLAKILDCPIAIIDKRRPKANVAEVMNIIGSVEGKIAILIDDMIDTAGTICAGAKAIKDLGATKVLACCTHPVLSGPAIERIQDSVIESLITTDSIELPVEKQIDKIKVISIAPIVASVIDHIENVKPVSEAVSQYE; from the coding sequence ATGTTATCAAGAACACTTATCTTTTCATTATCAACAAGCAAACATTTAACTGAAAAAGTTTGTGAAAAATTAGGAGTTGAACAAGCAAAGTGTAATGTAAAAAACTTTGCTGATGGAGAAACTCTAGTAGAAATTGAACAATCAGTACGTGGAAAAAACTGTTATGTTGTTCAATCAACTTGTGCACCAACAAATGAATCAATCATGGAACTATTAATTATGATTGATGCTTTAAAAAGAGCAAGTGCTAGAACTATCAATGTAATCATTCCATATTATGGTTATGCTAGACAGGATCGTAAAGCTAAACCTCGTCAACCAATAACTTCAAGATTAGTTGCGGATATGTTACAAACAGCTGGTGCTAATCGTATTATTACTTTTGATTTACATGCATCACAAATACAAGGTTTCTTTACCATTCCTATTGATGATATTTATGCTTTACCATTACTTGCTACTCATTTCAAATCACTTCCAAGTGAAGATATTGTAGTGGTATCACCAGACCATGGTGGAACAACTCGTGCTCGTAGTCTTGCAAAAATTTTAGATTGTCCAATCGCAATCATTGATAAAAGACGTCCTAAAGCTAACGTTGCTGAAGTAATGAATATCATTGGTTCAGTTGAAGGTAAAATTGCTATCTTAATTGATGATATGATTGATACTGCTGGTACTATTTGTGCTGGTGCAAAAGCTATTAAAGATTTAGGAGCAACTAAAGTTTTAGCATGCTGTACGCATCCTGTTTTATCAGGTCCAGCAATTGAAAGAATTCAAGATTCTGTAATTGAAAGTCTAATAACTACTGATAGTATTGAACTTCCAGTTGAAAAACAAATAGACAAAATTAAAGTTATTTCTATTGCACCAATCGTTGCTTCGGTAATTGATCATATTGAAAATGTAAAACCAGTGAGTGAAGCAGTCTCTCAATATGAATAG
- a CDS encoding PTH1 family peptidyl-tRNA hydrolase (product_source=KO:K01056; cath_funfam=3.40.50.1470; cog=COG0193; ko=KO:K01056; pfam=PF01195; superfamily=53178; tigrfam=TIGR00447): MNSIKLIVGLGNPGKDYQKTKHNVGFMCIDKICEDNNISLDKTKFNGIYYQGVIDNQKVIILKPQTYMNLSGESVVQFVNYFNIDIDNILIIFDDMDTKLGDIRLRLKGSSGGQNGMKNIISHLKTENVPRIKIGIGRSNYPNTKDYVLSKFNKDENDKIEVAINNAAKAAIEFLNNDLTSLMSIYHKRG, encoded by the coding sequence ATGAATAGTATTAAATTAATTGTTGGTTTAGGTAATCCTGGAAAGGATTATCAAAAAACTAAACATAATGTTGGATTTATGTGTATTGATAAGATATGTGAAGACAATAATATATCTTTAGATAAAACTAAATTTAATGGTATTTATTATCAAGGAGTTATTGATAATCAAAAAGTTATTATTTTAAAACCACAAACATACATGAATCTTAGTGGTGAAAGTGTTGTTCAATTTGTTAATTATTTTAATATTGATATAGATAACATTTTAATAATATTTGATGATATGGATACTAAGTTAGGAGATATTAGACTTCGTTTAAAAGGATCTAGTGGTGGCCAAAATGGTATGAAAAATATCATTAGTCATCTTAAAACTGAAAATGTTCCACGAATTAAAATCGGAATTGGAAGAAGCAATTATCCTAATACAAAAGATTATGTATTATCTAAATTTAATAAAGATGAAAACGATAAAATTGAAGTGGCAATTAACAATGCTGCAAAAGCAGCAATAGAGTTTCTGAATAATGATCTCACTTCATTAATGAGCATTTATCATAAAAGAGGTTAA
- a CDS encoding rubrerythrin (product_source=COG1592; cath_funfam=1.20.1260.10,2.20.28.10; cog=COG1592; pfam=PF02915; superfamily=47240,57802) gives MKKYKCLVCGHVQDHNDKCELCGVGSDKFVEIEVTDELQWADEHKLGVAKGVDAEIYEGLLKCFDAEVSEVGMYLAMARVAYREGYPEIAEVLRQIAWEEAEHAAKFEELAQDKIFESTKENLNKMIYGENGACELRLKIATMAKQQGLDAIHDSVHEISKDEARHGRALQGMLNRYFK, from the coding sequence ATGAAAAAATATAAATGTTTAGTTTGCGGTCATGTTCAAGACCACAATGATAAGTGTGAATTATGTGGTGTTGGTTCAGATAAATTTGTAGAAATTGAAGTAACTGATGAATTACAATGGGCTGATGAGCATAAATTAGGAGTAGCAAAAGGTGTAGATGCTGAAATATATGAGGGTCTATTAAAATGTTTTGATGCTGAGGTAAGTGAAGTAGGTATGTATTTAGCAATGGCTAGAGTTGCTTATCGCGAAGGATATCCAGAGATTGCTGAAGTTTTACGTCAAATAGCTTGGGAAGAAGCTGAACATGCTGCTAAGTTTGAAGAGTTAGCTCAAGATAAAATTTTTGAGTCTACAAAAGAAAATCTTAATAAAATGATTTATGGTGAAAATGGAGCATGCGAATTAAGATTGAAAATTGCGACTATGGCAAAACAACAAGGATTAGATGCTATTCACGATTCTGTTCATGAGATTTCAAAAGATGAAGCAAGACATGGTAGAGCTTTACAAGGAATGTTAAATAGATATTTTAAATAA
- a CDS encoding nondiscriminating glutamyl-tRNA synthetase (product_source=KO:K09698; cath_funfam=1.10.10.350,3.40.50.620; cog=COG0008; ko=KO:K09698; pfam=PF00749,PF19269; superfamily=48163,52374; tigrfam=TIGR00464), which translates to MIKEKDNNIGKEQNMKKVRVRYAPSPTGHLHIGGARTALFNYLFAKHYNGDFIFRLEDTDIERNIPNGEASQLDNLEWLGIIPDESPINPGDYGPYRQTERLDIYQDYAKKLVEAGLAYECYCTPEELDESRKQQEKEGQFSFRYARTCCDLTQEQKDKYKEEGRTPSIRFKVDENAVYKWHDIVRGDIEVVGKDISDWVIIKSNGIATYNFGVTIDDALMKISHVFRGEEHISNTPKQIMVYDALGLEKPEFGHLTLIVNEDRKKLSKRDETIMQFVSQYKEEGYLPEALFNFFSLLGWSPEGEEEIFTKSEIIEMFDENRLSKSPSMFDKKKLYWINNHYIKNTDIEKIEAMCMEFLNEAYPMDKKSKEWSRKLIELFKPQLNYCKEIVELVNPFFEEFNLTKEDIDFLNELEAKDLLLAIKEEFSKMETFEAVEIKEVISKVGKEMSRKGKQLFMPVRLAVSCKRSGGDLPTVVELYGKELAIENIEKTIGMM; encoded by the coding sequence ATGATAAAAGAAAAAGACAACAATATTGGTAAGGAGCAGAATATGAAAAAAGTTAGAGTTAGATATGCACCAAGTCCAACAGGACATTTGCATATTGGTGGAGCAAGAACAGCATTATTTAATTATTTATTTGCAAAACATTATAATGGAGATTTTATTTTCAGATTAGAGGATACAGATATTGAAAGAAATATTCCAAATGGAGAAGCAAGTCAATTGGATAATTTAGAGTGGTTGGGAATAATTCCAGATGAATCACCAATTAATCCTGGAGATTATGGTCCATATCGTCAAACTGAAAGATTAGATATTTATCAAGACTATGCAAAGAAATTAGTTGAGGCAGGTCTTGCATATGAGTGCTATTGTACTCCAGAGGAATTAGATGAAAGTAGAAAACAGCAAGAAAAAGAAGGACAATTCTCATTTAGATATGCTAGAACTTGTTGTGATTTAACTCAAGAACAAAAAGATAAATATAAAGAAGAAGGAAGAACTCCTTCAATTAGATTTAAAGTAGATGAAAATGCTGTCTATAAATGGCATGATATTGTTCGTGGAGATATTGAGGTTGTTGGTAAAGATATTTCAGATTGGGTTATCATTAAATCAAATGGTATTGCAACTTACAATTTTGGAGTTACAATTGATGATGCATTAATGAAAATAAGTCATGTCTTTAGAGGTGAAGAGCATATTTCAAATACTCCAAAACAAATTATGGTTTATGATGCACTTGGTTTAGAAAAACCAGAATTTGGACATTTAACCTTAATTGTAAATGAGGATAGAAAAAAATTATCAAAGCGTGATGAAACAATTATGCAATTTGTTTCACAATATAAGGAAGAGGGTTATCTTCCAGAAGCATTATTTAATTTCTTCAGTTTACTAGGATGGAGTCCAGAAGGTGAAGAAGAAATATTTACGAAAAGCGAAATTATAGAAATGTTTGATGAAAATAGATTATCTAAATCTCCATCAATGTTTGATAAAAAGAAATTATATTGGATTAATAATCACTATATTAAAAATACTGATATTGAAAAAATTGAAGCTATGTGCATGGAGTTTTTAAATGAAGCTTATCCAATGGATAAAAAGAGTAAAGAGTGGTCAAGAAAATTAATTGAATTATTTAAACCACAATTAAATTATTGCAAAGAAATTGTTGAATTAGTAAATCCGTTTTTTGAAGAATTTAATCTAACAAAGGAGGATATTGATTTTTTAAATGAATTAGAAGCTAAGGATCTTTTATTGGCAATTAAAGAAGAATTTAGTAAAATGGAAACTTTTGAAGCAGTAGAAATTAAAGAAGTAATTAGTAAAGTTGGAAAAGAAATGTCACGAAAAGGTAAACAGTTATTTATGCCAGTAAGACTTGCAGTATCATGTAAAAGAAGTGGTGGCGATTTACCAACTGTTGTTGAGCTTTATGGAAAAGAATTAGCAATTGAGAATATTGAAAAAACGATAGGAATGATGTAA